Proteins encoded by one window of Salvia splendens isolate huo1 chromosome 14, SspV2, whole genome shotgun sequence:
- the LOC121765356 gene encoding brefeldin A-inhibited guanine nucleotide-exchange protein 5-like — protein sequence MAGAAAGGFVTRAFESMLKECALRKYTDLQAAIQAYIDNGKESDQQSNTGETNEAQPATSKKSSSESDTGAEESELGTKQSNTTPSSVEEIEPVGRTTSSNVSVRMVLANAGHTLSGTEAELVLNPLRLAFETKNTKVVELALDCLHKLIEYNHLEGDPGLDGGKDAQLFTDIFNMVCRTVDNSSPDSTTLQVLKVLLTAVASTKLRVHGELLLAVIKICYNIALHSKSPINQATSKAMLTQMLSIIFRRMEADVVSLNETAVANSEDESKTVVEEVSSRDHNEPTITLGETLSMKQINSTAVASVQEMQNLADGTDIKGLEAVLEKAVNLEDSAKATRGMVQENMSVGQRDALLLFRTLCKMGMREDNDEVTIKTRILSLELLQGLLEGVSNSFSRNFQFIDSIRAHLSYALLRASVSQSPVIFQYATGIFAVLLLQFRESLKAEIGVFFPVIILRSLDGSDLNQKFTVLRMLEKVCKDSQMLVDLYVNYDCDLEAPNLFERTIATLSKIAQGTQNVDPKAPTTTQIGSIKTSSIQGLVNVLKSLVVWEKSHRESDKQNKGKESFEEEVSTKGSDESKTREDPSSNFEKLKAHKSTIEAVVSEFNRHPGKGIQHLISSGLVEKTPAAVAQFLRDTPNLDKAMLGDYLGQHEEFPLAVMHAYVDYMNFSSMKFDVAIREFLKGFRLPGEAQKIDRIMEKFAERYCADNPDIFKNADTAYVLAYAVIMLNTDAHNPMVWPKMSKTDFVRMNTMNNSEESASPELLEELYDSIVKEEIKMKDDSAGVLKNSKQKLEAEDRGLINILNLAIPKISSSTGPKPENDAVLKQIQAIIKDNGGKRGVFYTSQRIELVQLMVEAVGWPLLATFAVTMGEIDNKPRVSLCMEGFKEGIHITHVLGMDTMRYAFLTSLIRYNFLHAPRDMLGKNVEALRTLLALCDTELYAFQDSWFAILECISRLEYAVSWPAMTATIMQGSNQISRDAIIQSLRELSGKPTEQVFVNSVKLPSETVVEFFTALCSVSAEELKQIPARVFSLQKVVEISYYNMARIRMVWARIWSVLSHHFIFAGSHPDEKVAMYAIDSLRQLAMKYLERAELANFTFQNDILKPFVVLIRSSRSDSIRRLIVDCIVQMIKSKVGSIKSGWRSVFMIFTAAADDDLEPIVESAFENVEQVVLEHFDQVVGDCFMDCVNCLIGFANNKTSHRISLKAIALLRICEDRLAEGLIPGGALKPIDATADETCDVTEHYWFPMLAGLSDLTSDPRAEVRNCALEVLFDLLNERGSKFSSSFWENIFHRVLFPIFDNVRYTGKESSMSSGDEWIRESIVHSLQLLCNLFNTFYKDVCFMLPPLLSLLLDCAKKTDQSVVSISLGALVHLIEVGGHQFSDNDWDTLLKSIRDASYTTQPLELLNNVGFENTKHHNVLIRDLDSPSRVPIGNYLSNHHDAVYENGNMIGRDSSANGIPREPNQEIVRAMDMEGSEGTASPSGRTRPTDGGVIQRNQTLGQKIMGNMMDNLFIRSFTSKANNHTPDVSQPSSPSKLPDSITESDSRDDEESPIFGKIRSKCVTQLLLLGAIDSIQKKFWNKLNMQHKIAIMEILFSILDFAASYNSFSNLKLRMHQIPAERPPLNLLRQELAGTCIYLDILQKTTSAADMQKEEAIKEDEIEIIAEGKLVSFCEQVLREASEFLASMEEASNMDVHRVLELRSPVIIKVLQGMCEMNARVFRSHLRDFYPLITKLVCCDRMEVRGAITDLFKMQLGTLLPAS from the exons atggCGGGGGCCGCAGCGGGTGGATTCGTGACGCGAGCATTTGAGTCGATGCTCAAGGAGTGTGCTCTCAGGAAGTACACTGATCTGCAGGCCGCCATTCAGGCTTATATAG ACAATGGGAAGGAATCTGATCAACAATCAAACACTGGTGAGACCAATGAAGCTCAACCAGCAACTTCCAAGAAAAG TTCTTCTGAGTCTGATACTGGGGCTGAAGAATCTGAGCTGGGAACTAAGCAGTCGAATACAACTCCATCTTCTGTTGAGGAGATAGAACCTGTTGGAAGAACTACAAGCAGTAATGTATCGGTCAGGATGGTCTTGGCAAATGCAGGACATACTTTATCTGGAACTGAGGCTGAGCTTGTTCTGAATCCACTAAGGCTTGCTTTTGAAACCAAAAACACTAAAGTCGTGGAGCTTGCATTGGATTGCCTTCAT AAACTCATCGAATACAACCACCTAGAAGGTGATCCTGGTCTTGATGGTGGAAAAGATGCACAGTTATTTACAGACATTTTCAACATGGTCTGCAGGACTGTGGATAATTCATCACCTGACAG TACCACTCTTCAAGTGTTGAAAGTGCTTCTAACTGCTGTCGCATCAACAAAGTTGCGAG TCCATGGGGAACTGCTGTTGGCAGTCATCAAAATATGCTACAACATTGCTCTTCATAG CAAGAGTCCTATAAACCAAGCAACATCAAAAGCCATGCTAACCCAGATGCTCAGTATAATTTTTCGACGGATGGAAGCAGATGTG GTGTCTTTAAATGAGACTGCAGTAGCTAACTCTGAGGATGAGTCAAAGACAGTGGTTGAAGAAGTGTCATCCAGAGATCATAATGAGCCAACTATTACTTTGGGTGAAACACTATCCATGAAACAGATAAATAGTACGGCTGTTGCTTCTGTTCAAGAAATGCAGAATCTTGCAGATGGCACTGATATAAAG GGTTTAGAGGCTGTTCTTGAGAAGGCTGTGAACCTTGAAGACAGTGCAAAGGCCACAAG AGGGATGGTCCAAGAGAACATGAGTGTTGGACAACGCGATGCTTTACTCCTTTTCCGTACACTTTGTAAG ATGGGCATGAGGGAGGATAATGATGAAGTTACTATCAAAACACGCATTCTGTCTTTGGAGCTTCTGCAG GGATTGCTGGAAGGTGTTAGTAACTCATTCTCAagaaattttcaatttattgaCTCGATCAGAGCTCACCTTTCATATGCATTGTTGCGGGCGTCAGTGTCACAGTCTCCTGTAATATTTCAG TATGCAACGGGAATTTTTGCTGTTCTTTTGTTGCAGTTTAGAGAAAGTCTCAAG GCTGAAATTGGGGTTTTCTTTCCTGTGATTATTCTGCGCTCCTTGGATGGCTCAGATCTTAACCAGAAATTTACTGTTCTTAG GATGTTGGAGAAAGTGTGCAAGGATTCTCAGATGCTTGTTGACCTATACGTGAATTACGACTGTGATCTTGAAGCACCAAATTTGTTTGAAAGAACA ATTGCCACCTTATCCAAAATTGCTCAAGGTACTCAAAATGTCGATCCAAAGGCTCCCACCACAACCCAGATAGGATCCATAAAAACATCTTCTATACAG GGTCTCGTGAATGTTCTTAAATCATTGGTGGTCTGGGAAAAGTCTCACAGAGAGTCGGACAAGCAGAATAAGGGCAAGGAGTCTTTTGAGGAAGAAGTTTCAACTAAAGGATCTGATGAATCAAAAACTAGGGAAGATCCATCAAGCAACTTTGAGAAGCTGAAGGCTCATAAATCCACCATTGAAGCTGTGGTCTCTGAG TTCAATCGACATCCAGGTAAGGGAATACAACATTTAATATCCAGTGGATTGGTGGAAAAAACTCCAGCTGCAGTTGCTCAGTTTCTGCGAGATACTCCTAATTTGGACAAG GCCATGCTTGGGGATTACTTAGGTCAGCATGAGGAGTTTCCACTTGCTGTTATGCATGCATATGTGGATTACATGAACTTCTCTTCTATGAAGTTTGACGTTGCAATCCGCGAGTTCCTTAAAGGGTTTCGACTTCCAGGGGAAGCTCAGAAAATTGACCGCATAATGGAAAAATTTGCAGAGCG CTACTGTGCAGACAATCCTGATATATTCAAGAATGCAGACACCGCATATGTCCTTGCTTATGCTGTTATAATGCTGAACACCGATGCTCATAACCCAATGGTTTGGCCAAAAATGTCTAAAACTGATTTTGTACGGATGAATACCATGAATAATTCCGAGGAATCTGCTTCTCCAGAACTCCTGGAAGAGTTATATGATTCCATTGTTaaggaagaaataaaaatgaaagatgATTCTGCTGGAGTTTTGAAAAACAGTAAGCAAAAACTGGAAGCTGAAGACAGAGGTCTCATCAATATTCTCAATCTGGCCATACCCAAAATAAGCTCTTCAACTGGCCCTAAGCCTGAGAATGATGCAGTTTTAAAGCAAATTCAGGCTATAATAAAGGATAATGGAGGAAAAAGAGGTGTCTTTTACACTTCACAAAGAATTGAACTTGTGCAGCTCATGGTTGAAGCTGTTGGATGGCCGTTACTTGCTACTTTTGCTGTTACCATGGGTGAGATAGATAACAAGCCCAGGGTTAGCCTTTGTATGGAGGGATTCAAGGAAGGTATACATATTACACATGTTCTTGGAATGGACACCATGCGCTATGCCTTTTTGACATCTTTGATTAG GTATAATTTCTTGCATGCACCAAGAGATATGCTTGGTAAAAATGTGGAAGCTCTCCGCACTCTACTTGCTTTATGTGATACAGAGCTCTATGCCTTCCAAGACTCTTGGTTTGCCATTCTAGAATGCATTTCCCGGCTTGAGTATGCAGTATCATGGCCTGCTATGACTGCAACTATTATGCAAGGATCAAATCAGATCTCTAGGGATGCTATTATTCAATCTCTGAGAGAGCTATCTGGAAAACCAACTGAGCAAGTGTTTGTTAATAGTGTCAAATTGCCCAGTGAGACAGTAGTGGAGTTTTTTACTGCCCTGTGTAGTGTATCTGCAGAAGAATTGAAACAGATTCCAGCTCGTGTTTTTAGCTTGCAAAAAGTTGTTGAAATTAGCTATTACAATATGGCTCGTATACGCATG GTTTGGGCTAGAATTTGGTCCGTCTTGTCCCATCATTTTATATTTGCTGGGAGCCATCCTGATGAAAAAGTTGCCATGTATGCCATTGATTCTCTTCGGCAACTAGCTATGAAATATTTGGAGCGTGCAGAACTTGCAAACTTCACTTTCCAGAATGATATCTTAAAGCCATTTGTGGTTCTCATTCGGAGTAGCAGAAGTGATTCTATACGGAGGCTTATAGTTGATTGCATTGTTCAA ATGATAAAATCAAAAGTGGGAAGCATAAAATCCGGTTGGCGGAGTGTTTTCATGATTTTCACTGCTGCTGCGGATGATGACTTGGAACCCATAGTTGAAAGTGCATTTGAGAATGTGGAGCAAG TTGTACTGGAACACTTCGATCAGGTTGTTGGGGATTGCTTTATGGATTGTGTCAACTGCCTGATTGGATTTGCCAATAATAAAACATCCCATCGTATAAGTTTGAAGGCCATTGCTCTGCTCCGCATTTGTGAAGATCGCCTTGCAGAG GGCCTTATACCGGGAGGTGCTCTGAAACCTATTGATGCAACTGCAGATGAAACTTGTGATGTTACTGAGCATTACTGGTTCCCTATGCTGGCTGGTCTCTCTGATCTGACTTCGGATCCAAGAGCAGAGGTCAGAAATTGCGCACTAGAGGTTTTATTTGATTTGCTCAATGAAAGAGGCAGCAAATTCTCATCTTCGTTTTGGGAGAATATATTTCATCGGGTTTTGTTTCCCATCTTTGATAACGTGAGATATACTGGAAAAGAGAGCTCTATGTCATCTGGGGATGAATGGATTCGAGAAAGCATCGTTCATTCACTACAGTTGTTATGCAATCTTTTCAACACCTTCTACAAG GATGTCTGTTTTATGCTGCCTCCACTGCTGAGCTTACTGTTGGATTGTGCCAAGAAAACAGATCAGTCAGTAGTCTCAATATCTCTGGGTGCATTAGTGCATCTTATTGAAGTTGGAGGTCATCAGTTCAGTGATAATGACTGGGATACTTTGTTAAAAAGTATAAG GGATGCTTCGTACACTACTCAACCCCTTGAGCTTCTCAATAATGTGGGTTTCGAGAACACCAAGCATCATAACGTATTGATAAGAGACTTAGACAGCCCTTCACGAGTACCTATTGGTAATTATTTATCCAACCATCATGATGCTGTCTATGAAAATGGGAATATGATTGGAAGAGATTCCAGTGCTAATGGAATTCCAAGGGAACCCAATCAAGAAATAGTGCGAGCGATGGATATGGAAGGATCTGAAG GCACAGCGTCACCCTCTGGACGAACCAGACCTACTGATGGTGGAGTCATTCAAAGGAATCAAACACTAGGACAAAAGATCATGGGAAATATGATGGATAACCTATTTATTAGAAGTTTTACCTCAAAAGCAAATAACCATACACCAGATGTATCACAACCGTCTTCTCCATCCAAG CTTCCTGATTCTATTACGGAGTCCGATTCCAGAGATGACGAAGAAAGTCCTATCTTCGGAAAAATTAGGAGTAAATGTGTCACACAGTTGTTATTGTTAGGTGCAATCGATAGTATTCAG AAAAAGTTCTGGAACAAGTTGAATATGCAGCATAAGATCGCCATTATGGAGATTTTGTTCTCTATCTTGGATTTTGCTGCCTCTTACAATTCTTTTAGTAATCTCAAATTGCGAATGCACCAAATTCCTGCAGAAAG ACCACCACTGAATCTTCTCCGTCAAGAGTTGGCTGGAACTTGTATCTATTTGGATATCCTACAAAAGACGACATCTGCAGCTGATATGCAAAAAGAGGAAGCTATcaaagaagatgaaattgaaataaTTGCCGAAGGAAAGCTTGTGTCTTTTTGTGAGCAGGTGCTGAGAGAGGCATCTGAATTTCTGGCTAGCATGGAGGAGGCATCTAACATGGATGTTCATAGAGTTCTAGAACTTCGATCTCCAGTCATTATCAAG GTCCTGCAAGGAATGTGTGAAATGAATGCGCGGGTTTTCAGAAGTCACCTGAGAGACTTCTATCCTTTGATTACGAAACTTGTCTGCTGTGACCGG ATGGAAGTTCGTGGTGCCATCACTGATCTTTTCAAGATGCAATTGGGAACGCTTCTACCAGCCAGCTAA